In the Drosophila teissieri strain GT53w chromosome 3R, Prin_Dtei_1.1, whole genome shotgun sequence genome, ACTTCTTCCTAGCGTCGCCATCGCCACCATCGGCCTTGGTCGCCGACTTCATACTGCCGTACCTCCGCCAGTACTCCCAGCAGCTCAGGCAGAGACGGCACGTACTGTGCCCACTGTTGACCGAGTTCCACTGTGGACGGCAAggcaattataataaaatagttaaataaaagTACATAATCCTAGTGGCTAACCTGTGATGATTTTGTTGTACCGCAAGACTCGCATGGTTTGCCATTGTTAGAGAGATCTGTGCTCCCGTTTGTGTTTCCATTATAGATTCCTCCGCCAGCCTTTACAGACGTTCCGTTCCCcttgccattgttgttatACTGCGGTATGTAGACCTGCTTGAGCTTCAGCTCCGCCTCGACGGCCTTCACTCGCTTTTGCTGCACGTAGCGGTCGGTGGTCTTCCACATATAGTAGTATTCGATGATTTGTTTCAGCGTTTTCCAAGGCAgctggaaaaataatttttatttcaaaataatctAACTATTtcgaatttcataaatatgtcTCTTCTCTTACACGCTTAATCAATGTGCATTATAACTTACGAAATCTTGTCGAATATCATTAAAGTCTTTGCCATATTTTTCCAGCGCTTCTTCAAAAAGATTCGCCTCCGAGGCGCTCCAGTCCTCGATTTCATCGCGGCAGAGCACCGGCCCAGTGGAAGGAACTAGCGACGACATAGACTCCTCAATCGAGTACTCGTGCTTGTGCAGAATGTTCATTGCGTGAAACTGAAAGGTAAACACCATTAAAAACACCATTAAGACCCTATCACTAAATCAAAATTTTCTCTTACCAGTGTGATGTCCCTGCTCGCCGCCGCGGCGGACATGTGCAGCGAGGGCTGCTTCACCGAACTGCTACAGTCCAGGGCTCGGGCAAAAGTGCCGATGGAGCGCGAGACGACGAGAAACTGGTCGATCTTGCGGTCGGTCAGACTGTGCTCTGGCGTCCACATCAGCGATTCTAGTTCCTCCAGCTTGCGGTCGTCGGTGGCGGTGTCCTTAAGCTTAGCGGGTATATCACACTGGTAGCGACTGCCGACCCGGATCTCGCCCTTGTCAGCGAGCAGCGTCTTTTGATTTGGATCGAATACCAGACAGTAGAAGAATGTGTCCTGAGGGTCGATTTATTAGGAACCATTAGcaatctcttttttttgtcagGGTTTTAAAGCGCATGGTCAAACATGGTCATGGTGTAattgatagaatttttcaaaGACCAATTTATACCCAAATACTGCACTTTTCCTTCACAAACAAGAAACTTACGTCTTTATCTAGATAGCTCTGCAGGGACTCCGTCTCGTTGAGCAGGGTCACCGAGCACTTGCCTCGAATCTGTGTGGCGGGTATCGACTCGACTTGGCGTGACAGAAATAGCTCGCGGTGCTTGATCTGGTAGCGCTGCTTGCTGGTCAACGCTTCACCCTTCTCCGCGTCGCCTCCTGCACCTGCGGCGCCACCCGCTCCTGCTCCGCTtccagtgctgctgctgttgttgttcaaAGTGCCGCTACTGTTGCTGCCGGAATTTCCGGTGGCTGAACCCCCTCCGCCGGACGTTTGCGTCGGACTGGTGCGCTCCTCATCCAGGGCAGCTAAAAAAACCAGCCAAGACATTAGGTACGTCGATCCGGTTCGgagttttaaaatttattatatcaGCCTGaattaacttttaaaatgttaaattacataattataaagataataaaaattaGGAACATTTAATAGTTTGATGGTAACCAAATTAAATGTACAAATCTTGatatcaatttaaatgaaaacaattgcaatttgtaatacattttaatgaattaacATCTGTTTCATATCAGactgatttctgattttttaaaattaatagtAAATTATATATCCATAAGCCAGAATAGAATATAAATGAGGATTACCAAATAAGATAGGTTAACTACACTACAGAAAATACTATCGTGCTCTACTTAAAATGCTAAACATACAAATGAGAGTATAAGTCTGACTCTGAGCTACGGGTCTACGAAAGTGGCAGATAGTACTTGAGTAATCAGCTGGAAGTGGTACCTATTGAGGGATCGAGGACAGCCTGCGCCGCCTGCTCCTCGCTTACGGGTGTGCGGAGCCAGGTCTTCTTCAGCTTGGTCGCCAACGGAGAGTCCTCGGCGGTGGCCACTGATGTGATTcgttattttatatttaagatGGTTAGGAGTATGATTTGTTGCGTTTTGGGAAAATGCGTTTATTGACAGCGCTTATGGTAATAAGttaaagcattttaaagaGTTAGAAATGGGAAACTGATCGTGAGATCAGGTGCGAAAATAACTTCCCAAGAGTCGTTGTGATGTACTAAGGATGCAGAATGGGCGTCAGCCGAATCGATAATGTCCATAACGATTTTGGTCTTGTGAGAAAGCTTTACGACCATATATTCCTTCTTTATGAGAACTCactaaacatttaaataaatgtgttgcAAGGCGCAATTTGCACGGCCTATATTCCCATATTATATTTCGACCAATCAAATgtattttaacaatttaaggTGCACAAATGTGCCAACAGTCTAAACAACTTGCCTAGATACACAAATTTATCAGATGAGCAAAGAATCCTCTTAGCATAAAGTATACTTCTTTTGgctgtttttcaatttgttcaaCGTTTccaataaacttttaaatatattaaaatatgtacatatacatataatctATAATATGATTTTctttatacctgttactcgttTCAATATACATTTAAGTTTTCCCGGATTTTGTGGGTTGCAAAATCCGAGAGTAACCCTCATGAATTTCCTGGAAGTTCGCTGGGCTGATTAAAAAATGTACGCTTGGCATTTCTAAAGGGGCGGAAGGCGagggcagcaacagcaccacccCACCTTCTCGGTGGACAAACGAGCGTGGGTGCATCGCCGGTGTCACAGAAAAGAGTCGAAGCAATGTAcgtgtatttgtattttgtgtttgtttcgAAGATGAAGTTAGACCACCCAGAAGAGGACGAAGGGTGGTGGATGGAGGCTTGGGCGTTTTTTGATGGCTATAGATAGGACACAAAAGTGGGTGGCTGCGCCGCTGAGGGATTGGTTTGCCTTTCGAGCGTATCTGCTTTTCTACACCCTTTCCACACCACTGCAAAGTTCAAGGCCTGCTATTGACATTGTGATTAGCACCTGAGAGTGGTTATTCCAGGCTATCAGAATTTCtacatttgtttacattttacaataaaaattaataatgttACGTTCTTCAAGATAAATACTAATgaagatattttttcaaacaaaaaaaacattttcttgtaGCAAACAGAAGCTAACAGAGagtttataagaaaatatagTAATAATTTTATCCCCACAGATTTAGGGTGTATCTGAGCTTTGGAGTTCGGAAAACTACTTCTCAAAGACACTTTCACAAAGTCCAAACCTTCGGGTTGGAGTTGCGGAACACTAGTGCTTCGATGATGTTAAAGGAGAAATGGGCTGCATTAATGGGAATTGTTGGCGCATGTTGGCTTCTTGGAGTACAGGAGTACAGGAAAACGCATTTTCACGACGGTCACGTATCGAATTTGAGTGGGTGGTCAAAGCCAAAAATTCAACACAATTGGTCAtggttttttgaattttttggaACGACGAAGTGGCAGTGGATGAAGTcggtgtgtgtatgtatacaCGAATGCAAAGCGCGCCTCCCTGCGTGTGCTACATCGCCATAGTTCCACACCCCACCCCACTTCAATCCCCTGCAGATCCCAACTTCTGACGAACATTTTCGTGCACACAGAGCAGCAGTGTCAGTGGGTTTGGGGTTGGGTAAGTGTGGCAGCTTTTCAGAGGTAGACAGCCAGTCTACCTACAGCCGAACCAAGTATCACATTCACATTGACGTCTGCACCGCCTAGTAGCAaccaaaaacagcaacaaccgcaTTAAGAGTACAGTGCAGTCCAGCATATTACAGTCGAACATCATCAAAGCAAATTACTGACACCATAACATATGGTTAAGGTTAAAGTCAATAATTCAGTATGGcccattcttttttttggtcttACCGCACCACGATGCGTGTTTATCGGTGCCGGAAGCATTCTCAGATCCTAAACAATTTAGTTTAATCTGACATACCATCCGACATTTACCTACATAAATTTCGACTATTTATTAATCctgattttaatttggccTTACTGAAACCTAAATCAAACCAGAGGCCCCTGGTTCGAAGTATTTTATGTGCCATTTTATGTGGATGAGACGGATGCTGGACGAAATCCGTTTTTGCTCTGCTATTACAACTGTTGTCTTGCGGTTCTTGTTGCTCAGGAAATTTGACTAGGACTACGGGATGTTTGGGTCACACAAAGGAGGCCTGGGTGGTTCGTTGGGTGGTTTGGTTTTCCACATGCCTTCACACCGCGCACACAGTGGCCCCTTCTGggttcattttatttttgtttttttgtgaatgtGCTTAGCAGATCTGGTCGTCAGGTTTTAACTTTTAACTTGTTTGAAGGCCACGACAACGACTCTTGGCAACATAACCTCACTTTGttgacaaaaaatatacacactTAGGGGTAACGTAACGCAAGATATTGATGCGGTTTCTGGGGAACAGGGGTTCTCTACTCACGTTGGTGTTTGTCGGCCAATTGCACGAGCGGATTGGGCAGATCCCGGCGGCGGTAGAAGCACATGACCTTCGCTTCCACATTGccggtttggtttttgttcaGCTCCTCGATGCGTCGAATTAAGTAGGGACTGTTCGGCGCTGTCTCAACGTAAACATAGTCTGAAAAGAATAGAGTCTTGAAGTGGCTGATACAAGCAGGGCAAGGAACGGGAGAACTGAAACTTTATTCATACGTCATAGGTAAGTGCGCAGACACCCATGCATGCGATTCACTTAAATGCGGCCACCACTACAAGCTAAAACgcaattaaatacaaatggGGCTATCCATCCATATAACTACAACAACTGCAGCGGAACCTGTCGGTGACcattaaaaaaacataaaaagaaattccatatatatgtttatatacatacatacattgtgTGCATTTCTGATACATTTTGGGATGCAGATACATAGATAAATGGAGAGAGATGAAAAAGAAAGTGTGGAGGCAGTGAGAAAGCATCGCCGAAggtgtgtgactgtgtgcgTGGCCATTAACaacgagaaacaaaaaacgctGATGGAGACAATAAAAGAGCAGATAATTCGACAAGTATATAtgccattattatttattttgattccGTTAATTGAAAGCTTGCGTATCCGACCGAGCTTGTTTGCATTTCGagagaacacacacacacttgcgaAAATCAGGTGAAGACACCACAATAACGTCACCGCtcgagtgcgagcgagatggtTGACAAATAGTGCGTTAAACAGAGTGAGGAGGTAATGTGGGGGAAGATGCTCAAAAGCTCATTAGCATATGAAAACACAACAAAGCGGGTGGGCTCACCCAAAAGTGAGATACACTTTCGCCCGCAGTCAAACAAACATACACGCTGGAGAGGTCACAATTCGGCAAATCcacattcaaatgcaaatgcaattcagTTCCCTAGCcctaaaatatacacataCGCATACACACAGAGCATAAGTTAATGCCTATCGGTTGGAACACGTCGAAAACActtgctgcagctgcggcacAAAAGCAGTGCCCCCTCCCCGGATTGTGGGAGTACAGaagtttaaaagaaattaaaaaagtcTCTCCTTTTGGGCGGAATGTTCTTGCGATTGataacacacacatatacacgtGTGTTGGGACTCCCATTAAAGCGtatttggcaattaaaatgcactttCGTTATTGTTGGAAAGTCTTTCTCAGACacaacacacactcatacgcacacactgaacacacaaacatatacGCAGAAACGCACACGCACATTGTGAAACGGCGGCGCCGATAACGAAACATGATAGAAAAGCGGGTACGGGAAATTTTTTCTCACCTCCGACTCGATACATATTTGTGGCCATTTTCATTACACTCCCGCACCAAAACTTTTGCATGCAAAACACTCGGCACACGTTTAGCACTGTTTTTCAATGGTCCTGTTCCAAATTAGCGCACATTTATTAGCAAAAATATCGAGTTGTTATGATTGCATTTTTCACATAAGAAGACGCGTTTTTTTCGTCGCCATCTTAGAAACAACCCAACTctaaaaaatacacacacacacacacacaactccAAGTAAACAGCTGCACCAGGGATGCATTCCCACAGGCGATAAATTGCTATCCATGGCAATCGATAGATGATgtgttaaaaaataatgttaggATATAGTTAAGGCAATAAGAAAACGATAAAGGGCATTCCAAAATATATGCGtctattaatatttctatTATATATACTCGTTGAATAATACAAAGCATACAGAAAATGAACTGAGTAATTAACGAGTTAACCCATACCAATagcttaaaatttttttaacatatttattacTCCCTTCTTTCTGAtattcttttttcatttttgaatagAGCTCATCGCGCCCATGCGATAGTATCGTTTGAAAACTATCTTCCCTGATCTGCAACGTTTGCACTGAAAATTCTGTAATAGTTCGTCTTGGCTTCTACGTTTTGTAcgtttttataaattgtttttaaagtgagtgatttcatttattaagcATCTTAAAAACTCTTCTCGcgaatttgtttactttcgcGTAGGCATTTTGGCTGTCACCAGCAAAAAAGGTGTCACGACTAGCTGTCAATTCGTGACGTGGCCGACCGATTTTTCCAATTGGCAGTGGTCTGACAGGGTTTTTCCCATTTAAGAAGTACATTTAAGTGTTGGGGCTATGACAACCTACGAGGAGTTCATCCAGCAGAACGAAGACCGCGACGGGGTGCGTCTGACGTGGAATGTGTGGCCCTCAAGTCGCATCGAAGCCAGTAGGCTGGTGGTGCCCCTGGCTTGTCTTTACCAGCCTTTGAAAGAGCGCCCCGACCTGCCGCCTATTCAATATGAGCCGGTCTTGTGCACCCGTAGCAACTGCAGAGCCATCCTAAATCCCCTGTGCCAGGTCGACTACCGTGCCAAGTTGTGGGTGTGCAACTTCTGTTTTCAGCGCAACCCGGTGAGCCCAATGGTGATCTTTAAACTCTCTGCGGCATTGAATGACAGTAATTTTTCCAGTTTCCTCCTCAATATGCAGCCATATCAGAGCAGCACCAACCAGCGGAGCTGATTCCTGGATTCAGTACTATTGAATATACTATTACCCGGGCCCCCACCATGC is a window encoding:
- the LOC122621262 gene encoding metastasis-associated protein MTA3 isoform X1, coding for MQKFWCGSVMKMATNMYRVGDYVYVETAPNSPYLIRRIEELNKNQTGNVEAKVMCFYRRRDLPNPLVQLADKHQLATAEDSPLATKLKKTWLRTPVSEEQAAQAVLDPSIAALDEERTSPTQTSGGGGSATGNSGSNSSGTLNNNSSSTGSGAGAGGAAGAGGDAEKGEALTSKQRYQIKHRELFLSRQVESIPATQIRGKCSVTLLNETESLQSYLDKDDTFFYCLVFDPNQKTLLADKGEIRVGSRYQCDIPAKLKDTATDDRKLEELESLMWTPEHSLTDRKIDQFLVVSRSIGTFARALDCSSSVKQPSLHMSAAAASRDITLFHAMNILHKHEYSIEESMSSLVPSTGPVLCRDEIEDWSASEANLFEEALEKYGKDFNDIRQDFLPWKTLKQIIEYYYMWKTTDRYVQQKRVKAVEAELKLKQVYIPQYNNNGKGNGTSVKAGGGIYNGNTNGSTDLSNNGKPCESCGTTKSSQWNSVNSGHSTCRLCLSCWEYWRRYGSMKSATKADGGDGDARKKSPSAASTPTATSAGLATTPTAVVDLNDDEKISDLTNRQLHRCSIVNCGKEFKLKTHLARHYAQAHGIAISSGSPRPIMKTRTAFYLHTNPMTRVARAICRSIVKPKKAARQSSYAINAMLVKQEFTNRISGKSQAEIKKLLLLKHKDRGSVTKIANRLGAPGSGPHEWLVLTPKDKMPLPAVVSFPKPPKAPDGSLLYDRVPNKSPDVVAVPADKDLAIIPTQATSTIRKRAHEEQQLNGTEVTIVPSGPPAKRPNKDPMPSHCPSPEQFAAMMAASGQPLSRHHLNGKQKIAQMARGGNGRKQVISWMDAPDDVYFRANDTHKKTRKILSAVDLRRAARKPWRTLPIKPAAPEPSSRPIESQIVILD
- the LOC122621262 gene encoding metastasis-associated protein MTA3 isoform X2, producing MQKFWCGSVMKMATNMYRVGDYVYVETAPNSPYLIRRIEELNKNQTGNVEAKVMCFYRRRDLPNPLVQLADKHQPALDEERTSPTQTSGGGGSATGNSGSNSSGTLNNNSSSTGSGAGAGGAAGAGGDAEKGEALTSKQRYQIKHRELFLSRQVESIPATQIRGKCSVTLLNETESLQSYLDKDDTFFYCLVFDPNQKTLLADKGEIRVGSRYQCDIPAKLKDTATDDRKLEELESLMWTPEHSLTDRKIDQFLVVSRSIGTFARALDCSSSVKQPSLHMSAAAASRDITLFHAMNILHKHEYSIEESMSSLVPSTGPVLCRDEIEDWSASEANLFEEALEKYGKDFNDIRQDFLPWKTLKQIIEYYYMWKTTDRYVQQKRVKAVEAELKLKQVYIPQYNNNGKGNGTSVKAGGGIYNGNTNGSTDLSNNGKPCESCGTTKSSQWNSVNSGHSTCRLCLSCWEYWRRYGSMKSATKADGGDGDARKKSPSAASTPTATSAGLATTPTAVVDLNDDEKISDLTNRQLHRCSIVNCGKEFKLKTHLARHYAQAHGIAISSGSPRPIMKTRTAFYLHTNPMTRVARAICRSIVKPKKAARQSSYAINAMLVKQEFTNRISGKSQAEIKKLLLLKHKDRGSVTKIANRLGAPGSGPHEWLVLTPKDKMPLPAVVSFPKPPKAPDGSLLYDRVPNKSPDVVAVPADKDLAIIPTQATSTIRKRAHEEQQLNGTEVTIVPSGPPAKRPNKDPMPSHCPSPEQFAAMMAASGQPLSRHHLNGKQKIAQMARGGNGRKQVISWMDAPDDVYFRANDTHKKTRKILSAVDLRRAARKPWRTLPIKPAAPEPSSRPIESQIVILD